The DNA window CAGAGGTCGCCCGTTCGCGTCAAGTTTCGAGGCACTCGCCAACACCACCTAAATACGAAGCTTTCTCGGCAAAACCCCTGCGCAGCCCCACCCCCTCAGCCGATACTGGCCGCGGCACATGGAACGAAGGGGGGTGCCGTGTCGCTCGTCGGCAGCAAGTTCGGCAAATACGAAATCAAACGGCTGCTCGGCGAGGGCGGCATGGGTGAGGTCTATGCGGCTTACGACGCCGCTAAGGGCCGGACCGTCGCGTTGAAGGTCCTCACCGATCGGTACGCCCACGATGAAGAGTTTCGTATGCGGTTCCTACGGGAGTGCCGGGTCGCGGCCACGCTCGAGGAACCACACGTCGTCCCGATCCACGACTGGGGCGAGATCGACGGCAACCTGTACATCGACATGCGACTGGTCAAGGGCGAGACGCTCCACGACCTTTTGCAGAAGGGCGCCCTCGAACCGCAACGCGCCGCGGACATCGTCGGGCAGGTCGCGTCGGCGCTAGACGCCGCCCACGCATTGGGGCTCATCCATCGCGACGTCAAGCCGCAGAACATCCTCATTACGCCGGATGATTTCGCCTATCTGCTGGACTTCGGGATCGCCGCGGCCGCTGGGGAGTCACAACTGACGAATGTGGGCTACCACATCGGCAGTTTCGAATACATGGCTCCGGAACGATTCGACGACGATGACGCCGCGCCTGCCGCAGACGTGTACTCGCTGGCATGTGTGCTCTACCAGATGCTTACGGGCGCCATACCGTTTCCAGTCCGCACTGCACAGCAAGCCGTCAAGGCGCACACGCTCACACCCCCTCCCCGGCCCAGCGACGTCAATACATTCGTTCCTCGGTCATTTGACGAAGTCATCGCACGCGGCATGGCGAAGCACCCCGACGACCGGTATGGCAGCGCCGGAGCATTGGGACGCGCCGCGAAGCGCGCCCTTTCGGAGCCGCACGCGGCACCTGCTCCCGCGCCTGCCCCCGCACCTGGGGCTGTACCTAGTACTGCGGATGCCGCGGCGACAACACGGTTCAACCTCTTGAACGAGCCTCCGCCCGTGCTCAGCAACGAGACCTTTGAGGCCCAAAACGCCCCTCCCCCGGTAACTCCCACCGTCGCGACTGAGGCACAGGACCGAAGCTCACGGCACCTGGCACTTGTGGCCGCAATCGCAATTGCAGTGGCGTTGCTAGTGGTGGGTGTGGGTGTGGGCGTCGGCCTCGTTGTCACTCGAAGTTCCAGCCCGCAGCCCTCGCCGCCCACGGAAGCTGCCCCACCCGGCGGCGCGACGAACTATCAGGAACCGTCGTCACCGGCGACACAGCAGTACCCGACGCAGCCCGCCCAGGTTCCCTCCACCGTGACACTTCAGGTGCCCACGACCGTCACCGCCGCACCGCCGTCGCCCGTGCCGCCCGCCACGCTGGACCCGGTAATGCAACTGCGCCAGATCGCCAATGACGACCGGTCATTCGTGTACAGCCAACTCGCCGACTGGTGGGTTCCCCAACTCAGCTCGAAGCGCCCCGGTGTCCACGACGACGGCATGGTCTGGGACAACGCTTCGACGCTGCAGGAACACCTGCAGCTCAGGCAGCGCTACCCCGATGTGAGACTGCTCTGGTCGGGCGACTGGTCAACGTTCTCGGCGCCGGACTTCTGGGTCACCATCGCCGGGATCAGGTTCCCCGACTCCGCGGGGGCGCTGGCGTGGTGCCGATACCAAGGATTCGACCGCGGCCACTGCGCCGCCAAGCTCGTCAGCACGACGCACCGCGAACCGGGGAGTACGGCATACAACTGATTCAATGGCTTGATAGGAGGAACCACGGGGGTGTGTTATGAGCAGCGGTGATGTTTCGAAATCTCTGGCGGGCACTAACAACGACCAGATCGTTGTTTCCTACCACGACGAGGGTCTTCTCGTCGGCGGCGATCCTGCCGCGGTCGAGTCCTATCTGACGCAGCTTCGGGCGGCCGCCGGGCGAGCCATACACGTCGCTGAGATCGATGCCACGACGATCGGAAATGTGACGGGGGTGGCCGCTGGGCTGGCGTCAATATTCCTTGACTCGGGTAGGTACGTCCAACTGCATCCCGGCAGCATCGAAGCGTTGAAGAACGGCCGTCGAGTTCCGGGAACCGACGGGTTCTTTCGCATGATGACACGGGGCGACGATGGTCAGTTCCTTGCGCAACTTCAGTGGCGACCGGCAGCACTGGGCCCAGAGGCGATGATGTCGGCACAAATGGTCGCCGTACAGCTGGCGTTGAAGTCGGCGATTGCTCAGGTGGAAGAGGCCGTTCGGCGGGTAGAGGGCAAAGTCGAGTCGGTCCTCGAACTCGCTAAAGCAAGCCGGGCCGGTGACGTTCTCGGCAATCACCTGACGATTTCACGGATGGTTGATTCCCTGGAACGGTATGGGTCACTGCCCGATGCGTATTGGGATTCTGTGGCCGGCCTTGGGCCAACGCTCAACGTCACCGTCGAGCAACTACGCGACCATGTCAGGCGCATTCTCGCGTCTTTTGAGCCACTCTTGCCTGTGCACGACCGGGCCGAGAGACTGCGAAATGCAATCAACGACAACCGGCTTGGTGAAACCCTGAGCCTCTTGGTAGTCGCCGAAGAATCACTGTACAAATGGCAGCGCCTCAATCTTGCCCGCATCGAATCAACACAACCAGAACAACTGCTACGAGCGATCGATGAGGCTCGTGAGCTTATCGCCCTTCAGCTTCGCGAAGACGCTGACATCTACCGAAACGCTAAGGAAGCGCTCGACCGGTTCGCTAAGCCAGAAGCTATTGAAGGCATTCGATTCAAATCGGTGCGGGTGTTGGTCAAGCAGCGCTCGGCGCTTGGCGAGGAGCTCGACCGCTTCGCGAAAGCCCGCCGCCACCAAGTCGAAGCCTGGGAGGACTTCAACATTCCGAAGTTCTTGGATGCTGCTAGCGCGGCCGTCGACGCCGCCAGGACTTCCACTGGCCGCATACTTCAGGCCGCAGGCCAAGGACTTGCCCAATTCGGTGCACGTCTTGCCGACTCGTCGACGGTGGACCACCCTGGAGAATCACTAAATCCAAAGAGCACCAATGAGTCTGTCGAATGACGATGCTCCAACTCGAGCACTGCAGTGGAGACGTGGAAGGAAGTGCTCTTCAACAAAGGTAGGCGAAGCGGGATTATGCGATGAGAAAGTTGCCTGCGCGGACGCTCGGGCGCTTAACGTTTGCCATACCTGCAGACAATCGACCATCCGTCGAGTGCGGCAGTAGGCGTTCACAAGTCGGGACGGAAGCCGTAGTCAGCCAGACGGCGCCTGGCAGTCGCCAGCTCGTCTTCGCTGAAGAGTGAGCGAAATTCCGGCTCTAATACGACGTTTTCGACAGTCAGGTCAAGGCGGTTCTTACCCCAAAGAGCAGTAAAGCCATCCGATACAGAGTGGCTGGCAAGAAGCCGGCGCGCGGTTTCGAGCCCGCCGTCCCGATGCAGCATCTCCAGGTAATAGGTCGCTGTATAGCCTGCTTCGCGCTTGGCCCGGACGTAGACGTCCAACATTGCTTTGTTGAAGTCACGAAGGAGATCTCCATCCGAGGTGAGTTGATCGACGTCAGTGGTTTCGACCGCTTCGTTCGGTAGCGCCTCGGATGAAGACGCCGTGGCCGACGAGTCTTCGACGTCATACCTGCCATCGCGTTTGTCGGCGCCATCCGCTATCGGCCGCCTGTCATCATCGCCCGTGTTCGAGTAAGACGTCGGACCAGGCCATACTTCGCAAATCGCATTCGCGATGTACTTAGAACGGGCAAAGATGTCTGCATCAGTCCATGATTCACCGTTTTTGATGACCTCTTTGTTCAGCACAAGCAGGCTGAATTCGTCCAACAGACTCCGCTTGCCCATGCCGGGCTTACCTCCCTCTTTAAGCCCCACCGCCTCGGAGTCAGTCCACGGGCGATTCGAAAGCGAGATGTTGAGAGACTTGGTGACCAGAGTGAGATTCCCGATCGTGTTCACGTTCTTGTCTCGCGCCGCCGCATCCTCCGGCGACATCGGGGGATCGGTGTTCCAATGCGTGCGCCAGCCACGGGGCATTACGTGCTCGATTTCCAACCCCGTCGGTAGCTGCACCGCTTCATACATCTGGCTCTTGCTGCGCAGGTGCTGCTCCACGGCGCCGAGCACCACGCGCAGGCGGCCTTGCCGAATATTGCCGTACAGCTTGGCCGTCGGTAGGAACGTGACCAGCTCCGCATCGCTTGGCCACACTCGTGTTTCCGCGGTCTGTTCGGAGAGATAGCGACGGATCTCGAGGCCGGCCTTCTCTGCGCTGACACGGTCGAGCGCCTTGAGGATCGCGACCATGAACTTATTGACATCCTTGGTGGTGGCGCGGAGCAAAGTACGACGGATAACCCAGCTTTCAATAGCTTCCAGTCCAACTCGGATCTGGGTTTTCGGTACGCCGTGGTTCTCCGACAGGAGCCACAAAAACACAGGTGTGACAGCGGCGAGCTCCATGGTCTCGACGACACGTGAGTAGAACCGGCCTTCGGTGGTGGTCTCGTCGAGCTGCGCGAAATTTCGATACGTCTCGGCATCGTTCCGCAGTTCACCCAGCAGGGCGTTGGCTGTGGTCACGGAGTCCATGTCCCGTGCCGCATACTCGGTGAACACGCGAAATGTGTGTTCACCCTTGACTTCATCCTGTGATCGCATAGTGAGCCAGTACTGCAGAAAGATGTCGACACGCGGCCGAACTTGACGGCCCTGCTTGATCTCTTCCCGCCACCAGACGTCATCGAAATCAGCCCAATAGATAACCGACCACTTTTCGACGTCGGCGCCAATGGCTTCACCTCTCCGGAAGACCCAATTTTTGATGAGGTCCGCTTTGAGTAGAGGGGTCCCGCGATCGTTCAGTGTCTCGAAGATGAGCTGCGCGTCATCATGTCCGGACAGATCTATTGCCACGAGGGTCAGGCGATCCTGCAACGTCGAGCCGAGCGCCTCCGCTCGCAGCTGCTCTGTACCAGGCGGAACCGCACCATCGTCATCGGGTTTTCCGATCAGCCAACGCTCTACTTCCTGTAGAAAAAAGGCGTGCGCCTCGAGGATTCGGTGCTCCCCATGCCAGCTACCTTCCGGATCCATCACGAAGGCAAAAGCCGACCGGTCCGCTTGCGACGGCCAGAGCTTGAACCGCTTACGTGTGCCGGCGAACGCCTTCGACTTATTGCGGATCAGGTCCTCCAGCGCCTCGGCGAGCAGCTCATATCCACGCTCCTCAATCGCTCGACGGGCTGCGTCGAGCAGTAATTGCAAGGTGGTCATTCGCTGCTGGCCGTCGATGACCTCATGGTGCGTCACATCACCGGCGACAGGTGGCTTCGTCTCGTAGACCACGGCACCCAGGAAATGCTGTGCGATCTTCGGTTCGATGCCTGCTTCCTTGGCGACGACATAGCTGTGGGCAACCCGAGCGACGTCGTCCCACAAAGGTGCCCATTGATCTTCCTCATTCCAGACGTAAGGGCGCTGGAAAGCCGGGATCTCGTAATGCTCCTTGCCTTCAAATAGCTCGCGTGGACTGCGCGGATGTGCTTCCATTCCTCCCCCTGGTCTAGCTCATGGCACTCAAGTCAGAGCCGGTCTCGCTCTCGTTGGATGCGTTGATTCTGAGGTTAGAGCAGGTCGCTGGCGAATGGCGCAAGTCTCATCACAAGATAGGCCGACGGTATCTGCGTTTCCGGCCGCAACCGATTGGCTATCCGACTTTGCGGAGGCTACCTACATGAGCTACTCGCAGTTACCCGACCTCGAATGTTGCGGTGGCGATGACGACTGCCTTCTTCACCGGCTCCGAATCATCCTGGAGAAAGCCACCGGGGTCTCTGGCCAGCTGTACCCCGGCGGGCAAATCTTCCCGTCGGGACGGGCTTTGGCGCCTGGGGCTGGTGTCAGGTTTCCAAGCCAGCAGTTCGTCACGGTGGAACGTGTCTGTATGTGGGTCGACAGCGGGGATGTGTGTCTGGCTATGTGGCCTGGCGAGCTACAACCCCAGTACAGGCGCGTGTACTCCGATCCGAAGGCTGTGGAAGCACTCATCGCGCTCACCCACGCTGCCGGCTGGGAAGTCCACCCCAATTTTCACCTCGCATATCGGTTTGCTAGCCCACAGCAGAGGTGGTACCCCCCGAGGTATCTGCCCGGCCCGGCATACCTGCGGCAATGGATCGACGATCTGCATGACGGACGAGCCGGCGGCCGAACCCGCGACCAGCTGGCAGACCCCAGCTTCCGCGAGTGGCTCGTGCAACGTGCTTACGCAGATGACGCCGACCTAGCGAGCCTCGACGTTTGGATAAACGAACAGTCGCCCAAACGCCAGTTCCACATCCGCCCGAGCGTCCAGATTCAGAGGACCTGGCCGATGGCTGAAGCGATCGGTCTAGATCGAGAGGGCGTGTTCATCGCTGAAGTGCGTGGAGTGATCAATCAAATCTTCGGCGCGTTAGGCGAGCAACGGCTACCCACATCCGAATCCCTATCGGATGCTCGTTAGAACTCAACATCCGCCAACCGGGGTGCGGCTGGCAGATTGTCGCGTTCTCCCTTGAGCATGGCCGATGTCAGCGATCTGGCCAATCCTGCTTTTGCGCACAGTCATCAAGTTCTAGTGAGCGGGGAACTCAACTACCGGGTCTGCTGCACGAATGGGTCAAGGTGTCACCAATCCGTGCAGCAGACCCGGCACAAGTTCCCCTCTACTGCCTGGGCCTCAACCTATCGCACGCGAAATCAATAACCGATCTGTCGACGGAACCCGCGCTACGGCCTCGCCGGCAACGCCTTCAACCACCCATCCGAAAGCAACTCCAACAACTGCCCATCCGGATCCCGAATCATCGCCATCGCCTCACCCACGGTCCCGTCGACCACCGCACCCCCGAACTCCGCCACCTGAGCCAACACACCGGGAAGATCCGATACCGAGAACGAGATGTGCGTCAGCCCGATCTGATCCATCACCCGCTCCGAGCCGGCGTGCACGTGCCGCTGCGAGTAGTCCATCAATTCGAGAACGAACCCATCCCGCACTAGATACGTCGCATGCACCCCGAGCGGCTCGGGCAGCCCCACCAGCTGGGAGGTTGGGCCGTCGGGTGGATCAAGCTCCCACCAGAACTGGAACCCCAGCAAGCCCTCGTAGAAGCGGCGGGACCGCTCGCGATCCGTGACGCATAACCCAACATGATTGAAAACCGTCCGATGGCTCGTCATGACAACCTTTCCGCAGCAAATCGAGCCTCCGCGGCCATGCCGAGCGACCTCGAAGCCGCTTCCGCCACGCAGCTCAAACGCGTAATAATGCAAAGATAACGCAATAAGCGACCGCCACCGCCAAATAAGCAGACCGCTTTGCTTGGAGGGCTTTTCGATGGCCACACGTCCGAACGTCAGCGCCGACGCGATCGTTGACTTCGACCATCATTCCGACGCGTTCAACCTCAACGAGCTGGCCGTCAACGCCGACTTGCGGCAGCGATGTCCGGTGGCGTGGAACGAGAACTACGGCGGGTTCTGGTTCCTCAGCAGCTACGACGCTGTGAGTCAAACCGCCCGCGACGGCGGCACTTTCGCCCACAAGTACGAGCCCAACGCCGCAGACGGCGTCGACTATCAGGGCGAGATGGGCGTCCCGCGCCCCGACGGCCAACCGGCCCTGGGCATCGGCGAGGTCGACGGCCCCTACCACCAAGCCCTACGGCACGCGCTGGCCCCGTTCTTCTCCCCCGGCGCCGTCGAGAAACTCAAGCCATTCATGGAGCAATCCACCCACTGGTTCCTCGACCGAAAAATGAACGACGGACAGATGGACCTGGTGCTCGACTACGCCAGCCCGGTCCCGGCCATCCTGACCATGAAGCTGATGGGCCTGCCCTACGACAACTGGCACCTGTACGCCAACCTCTTTCACTCCGTCATGGCCGTCTCCCAGGACAGCGACGAGTACGCCACCGCGATCGCCAAAGTGCCCGCCATGATGCAAGAAGTGATCGAGTTCGCGACGGCCCGACGCAGCAACCCGAAGGACGACCTGACCAGCTTCCTCCTGCAATTCGAATTCGACGGTCGGCGCCTCACCGACGAACAGCTGCTCAACATCCTGTGGAACCTCATCGGCGGCGGCGTCGACACCACCACCTCCCAGACCGCGCTGACCCTGCTGCATCTGGGCACGCACCCCGACATCCGGCAGCAGCTCATCGACCACCCCGAGCTGTACCGCACCGCCACCGACGAATTCCTGCGCTACTTCTCGGTCAACCAAACCCTCAGCCGCACAGTCACTCACGACATCGTCCTCGCCGGCCAGCACCTACGCAAAAACGACAAAGTCGTCATCAGCTGGCTGTCCGCCAACCACGACGAAAACGAGTTCGACCGGCCCGACGAGGTCATCCTCGACCGTGCACCCAACCGCCACGTCGCCTTCGGGCTGGGGCCGCACCGCTGCATCGGATCGCACCTGGCGCGGCTGATGTCCGGCGTGCTGGTCAAGGCCGTCCTCGACCGCATCCCCGACTACGAGGTCGACGTCGCCAACGTCCACCAATACCTGGGCAATCCGAGCATGACCGGGCTGGGTAAGCTCCCGGTCACCTTCACCCCCGCAGCCAGCCGGGTAACGTCACGGCCGTGGTGATCGCTCAAAGCACTTGAGCCACAACACCCGTCACCAAGTCGTCGGGAGCCTGGTCGATGCCGACGGCCTGCAGGTGGCCACCGATGGCCAGCGAGGCGACGCCGTGCACCAGCGACCACAGCGGGCCGGCGATCTCGCGAGGATCCTGACCCCCGGCGATGCCCGCCTCCTGGCATCGGGTGATCGCGTCGAGTAAGTCGCCGAACGCCTCCAAGCCGGCCACCGCCACGCCCGGCTGCTCCGCCTTCAGCGACTCCGCCCCGAACATCACCTGATAGTGATCGGGATGGGCAACCGCCCACCGCACATAGACACGGCCGAGCTCCATCACCCGCTCCCGGGGATCCGATACGCGATCGGCCGCCGCGGCGAGGTCGGTGTGCAATTCGTGGAATCCCTGTTCGGCGACGGCGGCCAGCAGCTCGGCCTTGTCGGCGAAATGCCGGTACGGCGCCGCGGCGCTGACCCCGGCGCGCCGGGCCGCCTCGGTGAGGGTGAACCCCTTCGGCCCCTGCTCGGCCACCAACGAGAGCGCGGCGCTGGTCAGCGCGCGCTTGAGATCGCCATGGTGATAGCTCTCCCGCCGCCTGACGGTCGACCGCTGCACTGACATGTTGACGACATTAACATTGGGGTCTATGTTAACGCTATTCACATCGGCGACCAAGGAGACGACATGACGAATCTGCTTGAAACCACATCCACACTCGCCGGCACCCGCGACCGGGAGACGACGGCCGACCTACTCGGCCAGGCGCTCGCCCAGGGCTACCTGCAGATCGACGAGTACGACCGACGGCTGCAAAGCGTCTTCCAGACGCACACCGCCCAGGAACTGCGCGAACTGCTCGCCGGCCTGCCGCTCGACCGCATCCGGCGTCACGACCCCCGCCGGCGCGCCGCTCGCGTGGCCGCGGCCCGACGGGGCGTGCGCGCGCACCTCGCCGCGTACCTCGCCATGGTCGTCATCGTGCTCACCGTCTGGGCAGCCGTCGCCCTGACGACCGACGCCACCTACTTCTGGCCGATCTGGCCCATCCTGGGCGCGGGAACCGGGCTCGTCAGCCACGCGATGTCGATATCGCAACTCAAGCAAAGCCGTTAGCAATCAACACTTTTCGTCAGGAGCAGCCATGAACACGGCAGTAGTCACCGGCGCCAGCTCTGGGCTGGGCGCAATCTTCGCCGAGCAACTGGCGCAGCGCGGCCACCCGTTGGTGCTGGCCGGGCGTGATCAGGCCCGGCTCGAGCAGGTCAAGCGGCGGATCGGAAGCAGCACTCAGGTCGAACTGGTCGTCAGCGACCTCGGCGCCGACGGCGGCGTCGAGGAGCTGATCGCTCGTCTGAACGGCCGGACGATCGACGTGCTGGTCAACAACGCCGGATTCGGCACCTACGGCCCCTTCGCCGACATCGACGGCCGCCGGGCTGCGCGGCCTGGACCGGGGCCGCGCGGTGGTCGTCCCCGGATGGCGCAACAAGGTGATGACAACGGGCGGACGGCTCGGACCCGGTTGGCTCTCGGCCCTCATGAGCGGGCGGATGCTGCGGCCCGGTGATGCATTAGCGAACTGCAGCGCCGCGTTACGAGCGCGACGTGCCGGTGCCGGACCGATAAGCGACTTTCGAAGGCGCTATCACATCCGCTAGCAGGTTCGTGAGTCGTCTAATGGTCGGCACACCGTTACGCATGTGACACATGGGTCCGATGTGAACTGAAAGATATTGGGCCCGTTGCGCTTACGACGCAGTGGCGAACTGCAGCACGGGTTCCGACGAATCGACGTGCCCGAAGCTGATGATCCGCAGCCGGTACGGACGTACCTCGTAGACCACGCCGTCGACCGGATTGGTGACGTCGAATCCGTCCTCGGCCCGCTCAGCGTTGGAGAGCTCGATGTGGGCGCCGTCGCGGATCCGCTCGCCGCGGTAGTAGTAACTCCCGCTGAGGTTTTGGCACACCACCGCCAGCGACTTCGCGGTGCGCACCACCGCGGCCGGCGGATTGCCCGGATCGCAGCGGGCCGTCTCGCCGACGAACCCCAACCCGTCGGCGCCCTTCACCGGCCGTGACAGCGTCGGCGTCAGCGGTGGCGGCGGGGTGGTCGGGGCCGGGGGTGCCGCCGCCTTCACCGTCTGGGACGGCCGTGACGCGTTGTGATGAGTGCCGCCAACCAGATTCACCGACAGCACCAACCCGGCGATCAGCATCACCACCGCGACGGCGGTCACCACGAGCGGTGTGGTGCCGATCGCCGGCCAGCGCCGCGGGCCCCCGGAGACGGGGGGCGGCTCGGGGGCGTCACGGGGCTCGTCGGGTTCGACGGGAGCGAGCACCGGCAGCGGGCGCGTCTTCGGCGGTCCGCTGCGGCCGGCCGCGACGCCCACCGGCTCGTATGCGGCGAACACCGCCTCGCTGGCGGCCCGGGCGAGTTCGCCCGCGGAACCGAATCGCGCGGCGCGCTGCTTGGCCATGCCCTGGGTGATGATGTCGTCGTACTCCCGGCCGACGCCGCGGCGCATGATGCTGGGCCGGGGCGCCGGAGCCAACATGTGCGCGCGCTTCAGCTCCCCCGCGTCCTCGCTGTCGAACGGCGGCTGGCCGGTGAGGCACTCATACAGCACGCACGTCAGCGAGTAGATGTCGGTCTGCGGCCCGACGCGTCCGGTGGTGAATCGCTCGGGCGCCATATAGGTGCGCGACAGATTGTCGTCGCCGGCGGCCTGGGCGATCCCGAAGTCGGCCAGATAGGTGAAGTGGTCGTGGGTGAGCAGGATGTTCTCGGGCTTGACGTCGAGGTGCACCAGCCCGGCGGCGTGCGCGGCGTCCAGGGCACGCGCCACCTGCGCGGTGATCGATGCCGCACGCGATGGCTCCAGTGCGCCCTGCTCGCGCAGCAGGTCCTTGAGGCTGCCCCCGTCGTCGACCAGGTGCATGTCGATGAAGGGCACCCCGTCGATCTCGCCGAAGTCATGCAGCGGGATGACATGCGGGTCCCGTAGCCCCGTCACCTTGCGGCACTCACGCCAAAGACGTTGCTGGAAGCCAGGGTCCGCGGCCGTCTCGCCACGTAATAGCTTGAGCGCGACCATCCGGTCCTTAACCGTGTCGTACGCGCGGTAGACCTCGCCCATCCCCCCGGTGCCGATCAGTGATCGCAGCTCGTACGGCCCGAACCGGGTACCGAGCCGCGAACTGCGGGACGAGGAGGTCAATGGGCAATCCTTCCTTGCGTAAGACAGTCCAGCCCGCGGGTTCCCGAATCGGGCGACGACATAACGTGCGGAGCCTCACGCGTGTCGCTACTCCGGGACGCCGCTGATGGCCGCTATTGTTCGCCGACCGGCTACCACTCGCATGACGAACAGCACCGGCCTGCGCGAAACCGCGCCGCCCCTACCCTAGCGGCAACGCGCCATCCCAGTCCCGACGGTATGACGGCGCGCGGTTTGCGGGTGGCACCGGTATTATTGACGCAGTAGTCGATTCCGTTGGGCGACGCAGCCCCACCAAGTGCCGGTCATGGATCGTCTCTGCTCTCAGCCGGCGAATTATCCACTCTTACTCCATCTTTCAAGAGGCTTAGTTATGCGTGACGAACTATTTTCCGGCTTCAGTGACGCCGGGTGGGATGAAGCGCCCTGGGACGTCGAACCAACATTCACTGCGGAAGAGATGCAGATCCTGCTCAACCCGGCGTTGTCGGCCATTGAGGCCGCCGATCAAGTGGGTTGCGTCGTACACGACGTTCTACGGTTGCGCCGAACGGGCTGAACACTCGCGCTGGACACCCCGGCCGCCCAGCGGCTAGACCGGCGGTTCAGTTGTCGTCTGACTCTTCAACGACTCGGCTAGGCGTTCACCCTCAGGTGTCAGTTGAAGCCAGATCGTCAAATCCCACAGCGTGGGTTCGTCGTAGTGGCCGACAAAAAGGTCGTGGACGCGATCCATCGCGTCGTCGATCGAAAGATCCCAAGGCACCACTCGTTCGTCGGAAGCGCCGAGTATGTCTCCGATCTTCATCAGCCCATCCTCAAGCAACGACCGGATTGTGCGCAGCACCAGATTTTGTTCAGCCACAACGGTATCAGCGAGGTGGTTGCGTTTGGTGACGGACGTGACCTGCGCCATCGGGACACACATTGCCAGCCCATCGAGCAGCAATTCGTTGCGCAGGAACTCTTTGGCGTCAGTCCCCGGCTTGTCGTTTTCTAGATGCTGCTCATCGGGTTGAGTCATCGTTTTCTCCGGTGTCGCATTTGGTAGCTTGATCAGCTTCGGTCTTCATTCTTGTGGACCTTCGAATTCTTCGGGGATCTCACCTAGTAGCGGCCATTTGTGGTCCAAGGTGTGCGGAATGTGGATGGGATGAGGGCCTGTAGCAGGTGAATTGGGAGGCAGCCCTCCGAAACCTGGCAACGCGCCACCACCTTCTACCGCGCCGGGGGCGGGTTTAACCGGCGGCGGCGCTTCGACTGGCGCACGCA is part of the Mycobacterium mantenii genome and encodes:
- a CDS encoding serine/threonine-protein kinase; the protein is MTSSSRSSRLGTRFGPYELRSLIGTGGMGEVYRAYDTVKDRMVALKLLRGETAADPGFQQRLWRECRKVTGLRDPHVIPLHDFGEIDGVPFIDMHLVDDGGSLKDLLREQGALEPSRAASITAQVARALDAAHAAGLVHLDVKPENILLTHDHFTYLADFGIAQAAGDDNLSRTYMAPERFTTGRVGPQTDIYSLTCVLYECLTGQPPFDSEDAGELKRAHMLAPAPRPSIMRRGVGREYDDIITQGMAKQRAARFGSAGELARAASEAVFAAYEPVGVAAGRSGPPKTRPLPVLAPVEPDEPRDAPEPPPVSGGPRRWPAIGTTPLVVTAVAVVMLIAGLVLSVNLVGGTHHNASRPSQTVKAAAPPAPTTPPPPLTPTLSRPVKGADGLGFVGETARCDPGNPPAAVVRTAKSLAVVCQNLSGSYYYRGERIRDGAHIELSNAERAEDGFDVTNPVDGVVYEVRPYRLRIISFGHVDSSEPVLQFATAS